The following proteins come from a genomic window of Phnomibacter ginsenosidimutans:
- a CDS encoding COX15/CtaA family protein has translation MSVLEQELQHNNNKAVYRWLMIGLGMTIIQIALGGITRLTGSGLSITEWDVVTGALPPLNEAAWLQEFDKYKATPQFRLLNTDFDVSDFKFIFFWEWFHRLWARLIGVVFAAGFVYFLVKKQFEKNIIRPLVILFVLGALQGLVGWIMVASGLEGDAVYVKPTRLALHFIFALGLLSYVYWFALQLSVEEKHRTNCRALQKAALYIIAVLTLQLIYGALMAGHKAATAAATWPDINGYLVQPPGLYKADHGWLNFIDNKIMVHFVHRGLAYLLFILIVWFGWKASRQYGLLRRQSWWPMVLVLVQVLLGIFTVLSSKGIVPNSWGTFEWLAQLHQLTGMLLLLAMVRMLYLTSGIRKAAHA, from the coding sequence ATGTCAGTATTAGAGCAAGAGTTGCAGCACAACAACAACAAAGCCGTGTACCGTTGGCTCATGATAGGCCTCGGCATGACCATCATTCAAATTGCCCTCGGCGGCATTACCCGCCTTACGGGTAGTGGCCTCAGCATTACCGAATGGGATGTGGTAACCGGCGCCCTGCCGCCACTCAACGAAGCTGCCTGGCTGCAGGAGTTCGACAAGTACAAGGCCACGCCACAGTTTCGCTTGCTCAATACCGATTTCGATGTGAGTGATTTCAAATTCATTTTTTTCTGGGAATGGTTTCACCGTTTGTGGGCCCGCCTCATTGGCGTAGTGTTTGCCGCAGGCTTCGTTTACTTTTTGGTAAAAAAGCAATTTGAAAAAAACATCATTCGCCCATTGGTGATTTTGTTTGTGCTCGGTGCGCTGCAGGGGTTGGTAGGCTGGATTATGGTGGCCAGTGGTCTCGAAGGCGATGCCGTGTATGTAAAGCCCACCCGGCTGGCATTGCATTTCATTTTTGCACTGGGCCTGCTGAGCTATGTGTATTGGTTTGCGCTACAGCTAAGTGTGGAAGAAAAACACCGCACCAATTGCCGGGCGTTACAAAAAGCTGCATTGTACATTATAGCCGTGCTTACCCTGCAGTTGATTTACGGTGCCCTTATGGCCGGGCACAAAGCGGCTACGGCTGCTGCCACCTGGCCCGATATCAATGGGTATTTAGTACAACCGCCGGGCTTGTACAAAGCCGATCATGGCTGGCTCAATTTCATTGACAATAAAATTATGGTGCACTTTGTGCATCGGGGTTTGGCTTACTTACTGTTTATATTGATTGTATGGTTTGGCTGGAAGGCCAGCCGCCAGTATGGATTGCTGCGCCGCCAATCGTGGTGGCCCATGGTACTTGTATTGGTGCAGGTGCTGCTCGGTATTTTTACCGTGCTCAGCAGCAAAGGCATTGTGCCCAATAGCTGGGGTACTTTTGAGTGGTTGGCTCAGCTGCACCAGCTCACCGGCATGCTCTTGCTGCTGGCAATGGTGCGGATGCTGTACCTTACCAGCGGCATACGCAAGGCAGCACATGCATAA
- a CDS encoding diacylglycerol/lipid kinase family protein, which produces MRRRYFFVINPKAGTRSKDGLEKFIRQQADADGIDYHIFHTSPNTNAYSLQHLAEEFDATDVIACGGDGTVNMVAAAVRNTRMNLGIIPVGSGNGLGRTAALPLKPAQAYDVIRRGKVAKTDSFNVNRHFACMLAGIGFDAAVAEKFSHSSKRGLMTYTTKTLVEFFKAHPYQFEVCIENFCFFTDAFFISVANSNQFGNNVTIAPLASISDGLLDIVIVQKMPKAGLPFALMRQIRGNNKLRSLAETIGKNHVLYYQAKSIQVRNLQLAPLHIDGDPVQTEESLDFTMQQGSINLLVP; this is translated from the coding sequence ATGAGGCGTCGCTATTTTTTTGTCATCAACCCTAAAGCAGGAACCCGCTCCAAAGACGGGCTCGAAAAGTTCATACGACAGCAGGCCGATGCCGACGGAATTGATTACCATATTTTTCATACTTCGCCCAATACCAACGCATACTCATTGCAGCATTTGGCCGAAGAATTTGATGCAACAGATGTAATTGCCTGCGGTGGCGATGGTACGGTAAACATGGTGGCAGCAGCTGTACGCAATACCCGCATGAACCTCGGCATTATTCCGGTGGGTAGCGGCAACGGCTTGGGCAGAACGGCAGCACTGCCATTGAAACCGGCACAAGCATACGATGTGATTCGCCGCGGCAAAGTGGCCAAAACGGACAGCTTTAATGTGAACCGGCATTTTGCCTGCATGCTGGCGGGCATAGGTTTTGATGCGGCTGTGGCCGAAAAATTTTCGCACAGCAGCAAGCGGGGCCTCATGACCTACACCACCAAAACACTGGTGGAGTTTTTCAAAGCGCATCCGTATCAGTTTGAAGTGTGCATTGAAAATTTCTGCTTTTTCACCGATGCATTTTTTATCAGCGTGGCCAACAGCAATCAGTTTGGCAACAATGTAACCATTGCACCACTGGCCAGCATCAGCGATGGTTTGCTCGATATTGTGATTGTACAAAAAATGCCCAAGGCAGGTTTGCCTTTTGCATTGATGCGCCAGATAAGGGGCAACAATAAACTGCGTTCACTGGCCGAAACCATTGGCAAAAATCATGTGCTGTATTATCAGGCCAAAAGCATACAGGTACGCAACCTGCAGCTGGCGCCGCTGCACATCGATGGCGATCCGGTACAAACAGAAGAATCGCTTGATTTTACCATGCAGCAGGGCAGTATCAATTTGCTGGTGCCTTAG